A part of Vulcanisaeta moutnovskia 768-28 genomic DNA contains:
- a CDS encoding glutamate synthase-related protein, with amino-acid sequence MIIDLARIIIRFKAYWALIKGLREFIEDYPFDEIAIKAIKGRDAVYPFGEVATYGSAILGSGVYDRRGFPRIKTLDNSIILLPPAFTPRRLEKMTELLREPTFMDVNLEDSLGGFKVSMPIVVGSMGSTTVASRFSLDIARAAAKAGIVMGIGENVAAVRGYSRRYTRGHPSFKERLMAYLTNVDKYGGVIIQQNVEDAYDELWNRVYSDKDVEPYIEEGLIGFEIKMGQGAKPGLGGVIKIPKEEAIRLKAKYHFEIDPEKIRAKYITRYSVPGTYTEDILRGMIRFMKTAYPRARIWIKLGPYRDVDRAISIAHEEGAHAVVIDGKEGGTGMAPSVAMKDLGYPTIVALKKIHDARKLGITNISLLLAGRLYNGSHVVKAIALGASGAYMARPFLMAAMVKGERGVLNYIEAVKEEMQMLISALGKYGIKEVNTEDVAALDRDVAEMLGISYVYSSSF; translated from the coding sequence ATGATCATTGATTTAGCCAGAATCATTATTAGATTTAAGGCTTATTGGGCGTTAATTAAAGGCCTTAGGGAGTTTATTGAGGATTATCCATTTGATGAGATTGCGATTAAGGCTATTAAGGGCCGTGATGCGGTTTATCCATTTGGTGAAGTCGCTACTTATGGTTCTGCCATACTTGGTTCCGGGGTTTATGACAGAAGGGGATTTCCACGTATTAAGACTCTAGACAATTCAATAATACTGTTGCCACCGGCATTCACACCAAGGAGACTTGAGAAGATGACTGAGTTACTTCGGGAGCCAACCTTCATGGATGTGAACCTCGAGGATTCATTAGGCGGCTTTAAGGTTTCCATGCCCATAGTTGTTGGTTCGATGGGATCAACAACAGTAGCCAGTAGGTTCAGCCTTGATATTGCTAGGGCAGCTGCTAAGGCAGGTATTGTGATGGGTATTGGGGAGAATGTGGCCGCCGTAAGGGGTTACTCAAGAAGATATACAAGAGGTCACCCAAGTTTTAAGGAGAGGTTGATGGCATACTTAACGAATGTTGATAAGTATGGTGGGGTCATAATTCAGCAAAATGTTGAGGATGCGTATGACGAACTCTGGAATAGGGTGTATAGTGATAAGGATGTTGAGCCCTACATTGAGGAGGGTTTGATTGGCTTTGAGATTAAGATGGGGCAGGGGGCAAAGCCTGGGCTTGGTGGTGTGATCAAGATTCCTAAGGAGGAGGCAATAAGACTCAAGGCTAAGTATCACTTTGAGATCGATCCTGAGAAGATTAGGGCTAAGTACATAACCAGGTACTCGGTGCCTGGAACGTACACGGAGGACATACTCAGGGGCATGATTAGGTTCATGAAGACGGCATACCCAAGGGCGAGGATTTGGATTAAGCTCGGTCCCTATAGGGATGTTGATAGGGCCATTAGCATAGCCCATGAAGAGGGTGCTCACGCCGTGGTTATTGATGGAAAGGAGGGTGGCACTGGTATGGCGCCTTCAGTGGCCATGAAGGACCTGGGCTACCCAACAATAGTGGCTCTTAAGAAGATACATGATGCCAGGAAGTTAGGAATAACTAATATATCCTTACTGCTCGCAGGTAGGCTCTATAATGGTTCACACGTGGTTAAGGCCATAGCCCTTGGTGCCAGCGGTGCCTACATGGCTAGGCCGTTCCTCATGGCGGCGATGGTTAAGGGCGAGAGAGGTGTTTTGAATTACATAGAGGCTGTTAAGGAGGAGATGCAGATGTTAATATCTGCGTTGGGTAAGTATGGCATTAAGGAGGTCAATACGGAGGACGTCGCAGCACTCGATAGGGATGTTGCAGAAATGCTTGGGATTTCCTATGTCTACTCATCCTCATTTTAA
- a CDS encoding AMP-binding protein, with the protein MAVNQKFYSLDRIRRIAIEAAENPAKFWADKVDYLTWFERPKSILEGKAPDVYWFRGGYLNISYNAVDRHIPARANRVAFYYENERGDSKVISYWDLYREVNRAAYLLKELGVRRGDTVSMMMPSIPEAVYFGLAVHRLGATLVIHYAGLSEETLAYRLQDCGSKIFVVASKGFRAGEEVRMKDLIDRTLEKYQTPVEKVLVVSRGFSDFNIKQGRDIVYEDAAPKGKVYVEPTPVEANEPATIYYTSGTTGRPKGLWQSNGGYPIGLNWTFRALFNPQDVDVWWTISELGWPVWPMANLYTAPVMGLTSLLFEGFIGYKRDLFARIIEKYHVSLIWSSTTTLYTIRSIGEEALKGDLSSLRIILNTGETLNPSVAEWYIQQLPSTIIADAYWMTEHLIPIAATPYGLGEIPFKPGSTGIQFPGSKWLVVDDDGNPLPPGQRGYIVIAIPNPAMAKMWNDPNYERLIKTYWSRFSGYFYTGDYGFYDTDGYLYVLGRADDILSIAGERLGTMDIEGILARHRAVAEAAVVGVPAPGGGEKVLAFVVLKSGEIPSETLVNDIKEFARASGTRVDDVVIVRRLPKTKSGKIMRRLLRALVRNEPYGDVSTLDDIRTLDDIKAALMERGYIKP; encoded by the coding sequence ATGGCAGTTAATCAAAAGTTCTATTCCTTAGATAGGATTAGGCGAATTGCTATTGAGGCCGCTGAAAATCCAGCTAAGTTCTGGGCTGATAAGGTTGATTATTTAACGTGGTTTGAGAGACCGAAGTCAATACTTGAAGGTAAGGCGCCCGATGTTTATTGGTTTAGGGGTGGTTACCTAAATATTAGTTATAATGCAGTTGATAGGCATATACCAGCTAGGGCTAATAGGGTTGCTTTTTACTATGAGAATGAGAGAGGCGATAGTAAGGTCATTAGTTATTGGGATCTTTATAGGGAGGTAAATAGGGCTGCCTATTTACTTAAGGAGCTTGGCGTTAGGAGGGGGGATACAGTATCCATGATGATGCCGAGCATACCGGAGGCTGTTTACTTCGGTCTTGCCGTACATAGACTTGGCGCTACCCTCGTGATTCACTATGCAGGTTTAAGCGAGGAGACACTTGCATATAGGCTTCAGGATTGTGGGTCAAAGATTTTCGTGGTTGCATCAAAGGGATTTAGGGCTGGTGAGGAGGTCAGGATGAAGGACTTAATTGATAGGACACTCGAAAAGTATCAGACACCTGTGGAGAAGGTACTCGTAGTCTCCAGAGGTTTTTCTGACTTTAATATTAAGCAGGGTAGGGATATTGTGTATGAGGATGCGGCTCCCAAGGGCAAGGTCTATGTTGAACCCACACCGGTGGAGGCGAATGAACCAGCCACGATATACTATACATCAGGTACGACGGGAAGACCTAAGGGCTTATGGCAAAGTAATGGTGGTTACCCAATAGGCCTTAATTGGACATTTAGGGCGTTATTTAATCCGCAAGATGTAGATGTTTGGTGGACAATAAGCGAACTAGGTTGGCCTGTGTGGCCTATGGCTAATTTATATACCGCACCCGTGATGGGATTAACGAGCCTTTTATTCGAGGGATTTATTGGCTATAAGAGGGATTTATTCGCTAGGATTATTGAGAAGTACCACGTCTCACTGATTTGGAGTAGTACAACTACACTTTACACAATTAGGAGTATTGGTGAGGAGGCCCTTAAGGGAGATTTATCGAGCCTAAGGATAATACTCAACACTGGCGAGACTCTCAATCCAAGTGTTGCTGAGTGGTATATTCAGCAATTACCGAGCACAATAATTGCAGATGCCTATTGGATGACTGAGCACTTAATACCAATAGCCGCAACACCCTATGGCCTTGGTGAAATACCGTTTAAACCTGGTTCGACGGGTATTCAATTCCCAGGTAGTAAGTGGCTTGTGGTTGATGATGATGGTAACCCACTACCACCTGGACAGAGGGGTTACATAGTCATTGCTATTCCAAACCCAGCAATGGCTAAGATGTGGAATGACCCCAATTATGAGAGATTAATAAAGACGTATTGGTCCAGGTTCTCTGGTTACTTCTATACAGGTGATTATGGATTTTACGACACCGACGGCTATCTATACGTACTTGGCAGGGCAGATGACATACTAAGCATTGCTGGTGAAAGACTTGGTACAATGGACATAGAGGGCATCCTCGCAAGGCACAGGGCAGTTGCCGAAGCGGCAGTTGTAGGTGTTCCAGCACCTGGCGGTGGTGAAAAGGTCCTGGCTTTTGTCGTACTAAAGTCTGGGGAGATACCATCTGAGACCTTGGTTAATGATATTAAGGAGTTCGCAAGGGCGTCAGGGACTAGGGTGGATGATGTAGTAATAGTAAGGAGATTACCAAAGACTAAGTCCGGGAAGATAATGAGGAGGTTATTGAGGGCATTGGTGAGGAATGAACCGTATGGCGATGTATCAACACTGGATGATATTAGGACATTAGATGATATAAAGGCTGCCTTAATGGAGCGTGGTTACATAAAGCCGTGA
- a CDS encoding class I adenylate-forming enzyme family protein codes for MSTELNYPHQNPIDALLGYLRDRPNDVLLIDEHGLSLTYEELYNKSVKLANSLNRLGVNYGDRVVIMMSNSVETVISLFAAWMLGAATVMIDPLTISEDLDYQLSDSVPKVVITDKSVIERESTVLSKYKVISVDTAKESILSFQDLLSAGSLTGFKPVEVKEDDVGLIYYYAGIAGRTMQVWHTYFSLYSGPYAFGEAIGLGRSDSVLVVAQLSHILGLTEFMSAFVRGARIVIARRFDAKDTPELIHRYGVTVFAGVPLMFDQILNNKDLSPGMLSSLRLTLSAAAPLSPSTQLGFYQKFGVPLIQFYGLTEAYVLTVQPTKYKDVTNTVGSAIPGAELKIVDPNDPSRELGMGEVGELAAKAPWIMKGYSDPEDTRKAFYNGWLLTGDLMMMDDKGLLYFRGVKKRMIKYKGYPIFPRDLEIMLMKHPAVKEVYVTGEQADDPSIGQLPVAYVVLHDEYRDKISDKDLIDFVNSRVAFYKKLRKVYFVDKLPTK; via the coding sequence ATGTCGACAGAATTGAATTATCCTCATCAAAACCCTATTGATGCATTACTTGGGTATTTAAGGGATCGTCCTAACGATGTATTATTAATTGACGAACATGGCTTATCACTAACGTACGAGGAACTCTATAATAAATCAGTTAAGTTAGCGAACTCTCTCAATAGGCTTGGTGTTAATTATGGGGATAGGGTTGTAATAATGATGAGTAATAGTGTGGAGACCGTTATCTCATTATTTGCAGCATGGATGCTTGGCGCTGCAACGGTTATGATAGACCCATTAACAATATCTGAGGATCTCGATTATCAATTAAGCGATTCTGTACCTAAGGTTGTTATTACCGATAAGTCAGTCATCGAGAGAGAATCAACCGTCTTATCGAAGTATAAAGTCATCAGTGTTGACACGGCTAAGGAAAGCATACTAAGTTTTCAGGATTTACTAAGCGCTGGTTCATTGACTGGTTTCAAACCCGTAGAGGTTAAGGAGGATGATGTTGGCTTAATTTACTACTATGCTGGTATTGCTGGAAGGACCATGCAGGTTTGGCATACATACTTCAGCTTGTATTCGGGTCCATACGCATTCGGTGAAGCAATAGGGCTTGGTCGAAGTGACTCTGTCCTAGTGGTGGCTCAATTATCCCATATACTTGGACTTACGGAGTTCATGTCAGCCTTCGTTAGAGGCGCTAGGATTGTTATTGCCAGGCGTTTTGATGCTAAGGATACGCCTGAGTTAATACATAGGTATGGCGTAACCGTATTCGCAGGAGTACCCCTAATGTTTGATCAAATCCTTAATAATAAGGATCTGAGTCCAGGCATGTTATCATCATTAAGACTAACACTTTCAGCGGCTGCACCATTATCGCCATCAACACAACTAGGTTTTTACCAGAAGTTCGGTGTACCGCTTATTCAATTCTATGGCTTGACTGAGGCATACGTACTTACCGTACAACCAACCAAGTATAAGGACGTGACTAATACCGTTGGTTCCGCAATACCTGGTGCTGAATTGAAAATAGTAGATCCTAACGATCCATCCAGGGAATTAGGCATGGGTGAGGTTGGTGAATTAGCTGCCAAGGCGCCCTGGATTATGAAGGGCTACTCAGATCCGGAGGACACTAGGAAAGCTTTCTACAATGGTTGGTTACTAACTGGTGATTTAATGATGATGGATGACAAGGGATTACTGTATTTCAGAGGCGTTAAGAAAAGAATGATTAAGTACAAGGGCTACCCAATATTTCCACGAGACTTGGAAATAATGCTAATGAAACACCCAGCTGTTAAGGAGGTTTATGTAACTGGTGAGCAGGCTGATGACCCAAGCATTGGCCAGTTACCTGTTGCATATGTGGTTCTTCATGATGAGTATAGGGATAAGATATCTGATAAGGACCTTATTGACTTTGTAAATTCTAGGGTTGCATTTTACAAGAAGCTTAGGAAGGTGTACTTCGTAGATAAACTACCCACTAAGTAG
- a CDS encoding molybdopterin biosynthesis protein, which translates to MSETGKRVIFHELLTPEEALSKVFSAVKVEPLGTEIIRIEESYGRVLARDVYSRIDVPPFDRATMDGFAVRAEDTFGADELNPVRLRVIGNVETGVEELPQINHGEAVEIATGAPMPPGANAVVMVEYTRRDGNELMIYRSVTPGENVMSAGSDVMMGELILRRCTVIREREVGLLAAVGIDNVEVIKRPRVSIISTGNELVSPGKELGRGKIYDINTYTIAHAVRSMGAEPIIMGIVRDNINEMRSMLSNALGTSDLVLLSGGTSAGLADLTYKVLDELGPPGIVVHGLKVKPGKPTVIAVSRNNKLIVGLPGYPSSALMIFNIIVKPILAKMLCMGIDEVRVRARLAIRADGAKGRRALYPVSLVDTGHGIVAYPLPAESGAISTLAFADGYIAIPETVEYLDSGDEVEVALFTHQYMPANLYIIGSHDLGLDVLIPMLPGFIRARVINVGSMGGLYAVKRGEADVAGLHLVDEETGQYNVPYMIKYSVNNAVLIRGYSREQGLIIPRGNPKNIRSVEDLLRDDVRIVNRNKGAGTRFLLDMKLKEIASKMGIKFEDLVKRINGYYYEVKTHTAVAAAVAQGKADVGVGIRAAAAMYSLDFIPLGWESYDFAISIDRLEKDSVKAFLSMLRSNEFKEALERLPGYRVPNDIDEIIWKSQ; encoded by the coding sequence ATGTCTGAGACAGGTAAGAGGGTAATATTTCATGAATTACTCACACCTGAGGAGGCATTAAGCAAGGTATTTAGTGCAGTTAAGGTTGAGCCGTTGGGAACGGAAATTATTAGGATTGAGGAGAGTTATGGGAGAGTTTTGGCGAGGGATGTATATTCACGGATTGATGTGCCACCATTTGATAGGGCAACAATGGATGGTTTCGCTGTCAGGGCTGAGGATACGTTTGGGGCTGATGAGTTAAATCCAGTTAGGTTAAGGGTTATTGGTAATGTGGAGACTGGGGTTGAGGAGTTGCCGCAGATTAATCACGGTGAGGCCGTTGAAATAGCCACAGGAGCGCCCATGCCGCCTGGCGCCAATGCTGTGGTTATGGTTGAATACACTAGGCGGGATGGCAATGAGTTAATGATATACCGCTCAGTAACGCCTGGTGAGAACGTAATGTCAGCAGGCTCTGACGTGATGATGGGTGAGTTAATACTTAGGAGGTGCACGGTTATTAGGGAGAGGGAGGTTGGCTTACTTGCGGCTGTGGGTATTGATAATGTTGAGGTGATTAAGAGGCCTAGGGTTTCAATAATTTCCACGGGTAATGAATTAGTTAGTCCAGGTAAGGAGTTAGGTCGTGGTAAGATATACGACATAAACACATACACAATAGCGCATGCCGTTAGGTCAATGGGTGCTGAGCCAATAATCATGGGCATCGTTAGGGACAACATTAATGAGATGAGGAGTATGTTAAGCAATGCCTTAGGCACTAGTGACTTAGTGCTTCTTTCAGGTGGTACATCCGCTGGGCTTGCTGACTTAACATACAAGGTACTTGATGAATTAGGTCCTCCAGGCATAGTAGTTCATGGACTTAAGGTTAAGCCTGGTAAGCCAACGGTTATTGCGGTATCGCGGAATAACAAATTAATTGTTGGTTTGCCTGGTTACCCAAGTTCCGCTCTAATGATATTTAATATAATTGTTAAGCCAATACTGGCTAAAATGCTTTGTATGGGGATTGATGAGGTAAGGGTTAGGGCAAGGCTGGCGATTAGGGCTGATGGTGCAAAGGGTAGGAGGGCACTATACCCAGTTAGCCTTGTTGATACGGGTCATGGTATTGTGGCCTACCCATTACCTGCTGAGTCGGGTGCCATAAGTACGCTGGCCTTTGCCGATGGTTATATAGCGATCCCCGAGACTGTGGAGTACCTGGATAGTGGTGATGAGGTTGAGGTGGCACTATTCACACACCAGTACATGCCGGCTAACCTATATATAATCGGTAGCCATGACCTTGGACTAGACGTATTAATACCGATGCTTCCAGGTTTCATTAGGGCTAGGGTAATCAATGTTGGTTCTATGGGTGGGTTATACGCTGTTAAGCGTGGTGAGGCTGATGTAGCCGGCTTACACCTGGTTGATGAGGAGACTGGTCAGTATAATGTACCGTACATGATTAAATATAGTGTTAATAATGCTGTGCTAATTAGGGGTTACTCCAGGGAGCAGGGACTCATAATACCCAGGGGTAATCCCAAGAATATTAGGAGTGTTGAGGATTTACTTAGGGATGATGTGAGGATTGTTAATAGGAATAAGGGTGCAGGCACTAGGTTTCTACTTGATATGAAATTGAAGGAGATAGCCTCAAAAATGGGCATTAAATTTGAGGATTTAGTGAAGAGGATCAATGGTTATTATTACGAGGTTAAGACACACACGGCAGTTGCAGCGGCGGTGGCTCAGGGTAAGGCTGATGTTGGTGTTGGTATTAGGGCCGCGGCCGCAATGTACAGCCTTGACTTCATACCACTTGGTTGGGAGAGTTATGACTTTGCAATATCAATTGATAGGCTTGAGAAGGATAGTGTTAAGGCATTCCTAAGCATGTTGAGAAGTAATGAGTTTAAGGAGGCCCTTGAGAGATTACCTGGCTATAGGGTTCCCAATGATATTGATGAGATTATTTGGAAAAGTCAATGA
- a CDS encoding vitamin K epoxide reductase family protein — MLTFSLIGLFASFIVIYTYYYLRKLPPLCTSFKSPFPGITIDCERVLSSKYSDINGVPLDLLAAIWFIINIILVVTYDLGQGSIATLSINALFYWRFLGIAIVPYLIFVETYLLHALCIYCTVMHVMIIIDFTIITTYFIKARNH, encoded by the coding sequence ATGCTAACCTTTTCATTAATAGGCTTGTTCGCATCATTCATCGTCATATACACCTACTACTACCTACGTAAATTACCACCACTCTGTACATCATTTAAATCCCCATTTCCTGGAATAACCATTGATTGTGAGAGAGTACTCTCAAGTAAGTATTCAGACATAAATGGTGTACCACTTGATTTACTCGCTGCGATTTGGTTTATCATAAACATAATCCTCGTCGTAACCTATGACCTAGGACAAGGCAGCATAGCCACATTATCCATTAATGCACTATTTTATTGGAGATTTCTTGGAATTGCCATAGTTCCATACCTAATATTCGTAGAGACGTACCTACTCCATGCCCTGTGCATTTATTGCACGGTAATGCACGTAATGATAATAATAGACTTCACAATAATAACCACTTACTTCATTAAAGCGAGGAATCATTAG